One Gimesia sp. DNA window includes the following coding sequences:
- a CDS encoding ATPase, with protein MMHESKSGSPPDYFYGIRDKARGRWEQLEADPELAAPWHQLFKQVQSPRHIVSELLQNADDAGATEADVKIVDGKFVFCHNGNDFTNDEFASLCRFGYSNKRSLHTIGFRGIGFKSIFSLGDEVQLRTPTLSVSFFRERFSEPVWINDDPTLDTQVSVTIKDQFRQKEIEKNLADWLASPASLLFFDSIRRLRVGDHEVRWDSAGDGPVQGSIWMTCSAEPDRKYLLIRSQNEPFPPEAVEEIRQERMISSDDDAAFPPCRVEIVLGMEGRLFVILPTGVKTELPFACNAPFIQDPARVKIKDPEISPTNRWLLKRAGELAAQSMLQWLSRSDLPASDRCQAYKLLSDVDREDSTIEGCCGTIVEEALGDVIEDREVLLTENETIVQSDHCVDVPSRLLSIWTVEQVSAFFDQTSRPLLSRHIAEDDRKKLMNWNLVKEIDKHHILNVLKNKHLPRPESWRQLLLLWAYVSYYVCKSNYNWKSWRSIRIVPVQSKDVLYSADEVVRLGKKRLLHSEDDWGFLSQYLLVINQNWPRYLAEQRRKADEEKDESLLSAWEKAQRVLEALDLDDSSDVSRVVAAVSEKAFANDKYPIEDCIRIAQIAAKLGATVTDQFQFVTQDELRTTVAKTILVDLDGQLDLFVDEQWYEWHVLNDDYSQYFVSCSQLEWEQWVASSKSKLLGFVPLENFVQKVYSRSKLKALLRQRGITTEPGYQYVTHDFIVEDWDFNESHWNGWEQSASQDSTYWSKLLLRILRNPDLYSGKATSAKVQQIATTGRRRSIIHEPVPSTWLTRFRDLPCLIDTRGQCHKPAELLRRTPDTEPLLDVELFVRAEDDNEHTRPLLKLLGVGDSPPGPDRLLDRLRALAGEDDVPVYELEKWYHRLDQLFQKCSTAESITVRDAFTSDSLILSQDGNWYSKAEVFLNSAEDDVPDVPLVHPSVRHLTLWQKIGVAERPTADLAIEWLKELPSGNKLSADELRRVRNLLPRFPLKIWEECGHWLSLDGIWVDVKSLKYSLTMQSLVAWRHLFQPVKQNTADLQRLDAEMCQQPPFSELPTLSSRIEDRCFEGLFDLEVPVAKPWMLSLGNGIARIELDEPEYQETVRRLGSRLASSLWQVTSGLESVPYIDGTPAGTARPIQVLWKDDRLYVDDRPLAQLFKAITQELSRMFDRGDIGDAIRACVERSPDFIQDYLEENFRLSPPDSDKTTEAEDAAYHASSGEQLTDSDLENYHNTVEDIDLESGVDDMGGAESEADDPSDDGDESVDGMMDDGTSDVADESNGEHSNFDEDKAQDTRQQKSSPPRKPPKPSLIELMAAEAGFSKEGTDRYFHPDGSWLQKANGSTFPWEHYSGDGRLVQNYWVKDCCIEREPLQLDAVVWNLCERQPNSFSIVLRGLNDKAVIYSGTELLRLRSQNQLTLHPANYRLVYQHEDVAGVEEGGQHG; from the coding sequence ATGATGCACGAGTCAAAAAGCGGATCACCGCCGGATTACTTCTATGGCATCCGTGACAAAGCACGCGGTCGTTGGGAACAGCTGGAAGCCGATCCGGAGCTGGCCGCTCCTTGGCACCAGCTGTTCAAACAAGTGCAGAGTCCACGCCACATTGTCTCAGAATTACTTCAGAACGCTGATGATGCCGGGGCAACGGAAGCCGATGTAAAAATCGTCGATGGAAAGTTTGTCTTTTGCCACAATGGTAACGACTTCACAAACGACGAATTCGCCTCACTCTGTCGCTTTGGCTACTCCAATAAGCGGAGTCTCCACACGATTGGTTTTCGGGGAATTGGCTTCAAGAGTATATTCAGCCTGGGAGACGAAGTTCAGCTTCGCACACCAACGCTTTCGGTATCATTTTTTCGTGAACGGTTCTCCGAACCTGTGTGGATCAATGATGACCCAACCCTTGATACACAGGTCAGTGTCACGATCAAAGATCAATTTCGTCAAAAGGAAATAGAAAAAAATCTCGCTGACTGGTTGGCAAGTCCGGCGTCGCTGCTGTTCTTTGATTCCATTAGGCGGCTGCGTGTTGGTGACCATGAAGTTCGCTGGGATTCTGCCGGTGACGGACCAGTACAGGGTTCGATATGGATGACGTGTTCGGCGGAGCCGGATAGGAAGTACCTTCTAATTCGCTCCCAGAATGAACCATTTCCTCCCGAGGCCGTCGAGGAAATCCGACAGGAGAGGATGATTTCCTCGGATGATGATGCAGCGTTTCCGCCCTGTCGCGTCGAGATTGTTCTCGGAATGGAAGGTCGGTTGTTCGTAATTCTGCCGACCGGTGTAAAAACCGAATTGCCGTTCGCTTGCAATGCGCCCTTCATTCAAGACCCAGCACGTGTAAAGATCAAAGACCCGGAGATTTCGCCGACGAACCGATGGCTATTGAAGCGTGCCGGCGAACTCGCCGCTCAGTCAATGCTACAGTGGCTGAGTCGGAGTGATCTTCCAGCGTCGGATCGCTGCCAGGCGTATAAACTTCTTTCAGACGTGGACCGAGAAGATAGCACGATTGAGGGCTGTTGTGGGACAATTGTGGAAGAGGCCCTTGGCGATGTGATTGAGGACCGAGAAGTCTTGTTGACCGAAAATGAAACGATTGTCCAATCCGATCATTGCGTTGACGTCCCTAGCCGGTTGCTCTCGATTTGGACGGTGGAGCAGGTGTCTGCGTTCTTTGACCAGACTTCACGGCCGTTGCTTTCCCGCCACATTGCAGAAGATGACCGCAAAAAGTTGATGAATTGGAATCTCGTCAAAGAGATAGACAAGCATCACATTCTGAACGTGCTCAAAAACAAGCATCTTCCTCGTCCTGAATCTTGGCGGCAATTACTGTTGCTATGGGCATACGTCTCCTATTACGTCTGCAAGTCTAACTACAATTGGAAGTCTTGGCGTAGTATTCGTATAGTACCCGTTCAAAGTAAAGATGTCCTCTACTCGGCTGATGAAGTTGTGCGGCTGGGCAAGAAGAGGCTTTTGCATTCGGAAGATGACTGGGGTTTTCTGTCACAATATCTGCTCGTTATTAATCAGAACTGGCCACGTTATCTTGCTGAGCAACGTCGCAAGGCTGATGAAGAGAAAGACGAAAGCCTGCTATCAGCCTGGGAAAAAGCACAGCGTGTTCTAGAAGCTCTCGATCTCGACGACTCCAGTGACGTGAGTCGAGTCGTCGCGGCTGTATCCGAAAAGGCGTTCGCAAACGACAAATACCCGATCGAAGATTGCATTCGAATCGCGCAGATTGCTGCGAAGCTCGGTGCGACGGTCACGGATCAGTTTCAGTTCGTCACTCAGGATGAGCTGCGAACAACGGTCGCTAAGACCATCCTAGTCGATCTTGACGGGCAGCTTGATCTGTTTGTTGATGAACAGTGGTATGAGTGGCATGTCCTAAATGACGATTATAGTCAGTACTTTGTCTCTTGCTCCCAGCTTGAATGGGAGCAGTGGGTTGCAAGCAGCAAAAGTAAACTGCTCGGCTTTGTTCCACTGGAGAACTTTGTGCAGAAAGTCTATAGCCGCAGCAAGCTCAAAGCTCTTCTGAGGCAGCGGGGAATCACAACCGAGCCTGGGTACCAATACGTAACGCACGATTTCATCGTTGAAGATTGGGATTTCAACGAGTCCCACTGGAATGGATGGGAGCAGTCAGCCAGCCAGGATTCGACATACTGGTCAAAACTGTTGTTGCGGATTCTCAGGAATCCAGATTTATACTCGGGTAAAGCGACTTCAGCCAAGGTTCAGCAGATTGCAACCACAGGCAGACGGCGATCCATCATCCACGAGCCTGTCCCCTCGACCTGGCTGACTCGCTTCAGAGACCTGCCGTGCCTGATTGATACTCGTGGCCAGTGTCATAAGCCTGCTGAATTACTGCGTCGTACTCCGGATACGGAACCGTTACTCGACGTCGAGTTGTTCGTAAGAGCGGAAGATGACAATGAGCACACTCGTCCACTGCTCAAGCTGTTGGGTGTCGGCGACTCGCCTCCCGGCCCCGATCGGCTTCTGGACCGACTGCGTGCGCTGGCAGGTGAGGATGATGTTCCCGTCTACGAACTCGAAAAGTGGTATCACCGGCTCGATCAGCTTTTTCAGAAGTGCTCGACGGCCGAATCGATAACAGTTAGGGATGCTTTTACCAGCGATTCATTGATTCTTTCACAGGACGGGAACTGGTACAGCAAAGCCGAAGTTTTTCTGAACTCCGCGGAAGACGATGTACCGGATGTGCCGCTGGTACATCCATCAGTTCGACACTTGACGCTGTGGCAGAAGATCGGTGTGGCAGAGCGACCAACCGCCGATCTCGCCATTGAATGGCTTAAGGAACTCCCCTCAGGAAACAAGCTGAGTGCGGATGAGCTACGACGAGTTCGCAACTTATTACCGCGATTCCCGCTGAAGATTTGGGAAGAGTGCGGGCACTGGTTGAGCCTTGACGGGATTTGGGTAGATGTTAAGTCCCTGAAATACTCGCTGACGATGCAGTCGCTCGTTGCGTGGAGACATCTTTTTCAACCAGTGAAACAAAACACGGCCGACCTGCAACGGCTGGATGCGGAAATGTGCCAGCAGCCGCCATTCAGCGAGTTGCCTACCTTATCCAGTAGAATCGAAGACCGGTGTTTTGAAGGCTTGTTTGATCTGGAGGTACCCGTCGCAAAACCGTGGATGCTGTCTCTGGGAAATGGGATCGCCCGGATCGAACTTGACGAGCCCGAATATCAAGAGACTGTCCGCCGGCTTGGATCTCGGTTGGCCAGCTCGCTCTGGCAGGTCACATCTGGGCTCGAATCGGTGCCATATATTGATGGCACTCCTGCCGGTACCGCTCGCCCAATTCAAGTCCTGTGGAAGGATGACCGTCTGTATGTCGACGATCGACCCTTAGCTCAGTTATTCAAGGCAATCACTCAGGAACTGTCCCGCATGTTTGACCGCGGGGACATCGGTGACGCAATCCGAGCGTGCGTGGAACGAAGCCCCGATTTTATCCAGGACTATCTCGAGGAAAATTTTCGGTTATCACCTCCGGATTCCGACAAAACCACCGAGGCTGAGGACGCTGCCTATCATGCATCATCCGGTGAGCAGCTCACAGATTCCGATCTGGAAAATTACCATAACACAGTGGAGGACATCGATCTAGAATCCGGCGTCGATGATATGGGTGGTGCCGAAAGTGAGGCTGACGATCCTTCTGACGACGGTGATGAGAGTGTCGACGGCATGATGGACGATGGCACTAGCGATGTTGCCGATGAATCTAATGGCGAACATAGCAACTTCGACGAAGATAAAGCACAAGACACGCGGCAGCAAAAGTCGTCGCCACCACGAAAGCCCCCCAAGCCGAGTTTGATCGAGCTGATGGCCGCAGAAGCGGGTTTCTCGAAGGAAGGAACGGATCGCTACTTTCATCCCGATGGCAGCTGGCTACAGAAGGCTAATGGCAGCACATTCCCGTGGGAACATTATTCTGGTGATGGCCGCCTGGTCCAAAACTACTGGGTAAAAGATTGTTGCATCGAACGAGAGCCACTGCAACTGGACGCCGTTGTCTGGAATCTTTGCGAGCGTCAGCCCAATTCCTTTTCGATCGTACTTCGCGGTCTGAATGATAAGGCCGTCATATATTCCGGTACGGAGCTATTGCGGCTTCGTTCGCAGAATCAGCTGACCTTACACCCCGCCAACTATCGCCTTGTTTATCAGCACGAAGACGTGGCCGGAGTCGAAGAGGGCGGGCAGCATGGCTGA
- a CDS encoding N-6 DNA methylase produces the protein MIAPEPPDSCKVYTPRSLARAIVAAIADGVDQRWLEPSCGTGSFLEALAQLGVDRKRIVGVDLDRKASGADSLATVTRGVDFLEWSKTRKGRYDCVVGNPPYLPIRALLDPLRNTASNVVDVNGHPIGDRANTWYPFMVRAMEMLREGGNLAFILPAASEYADYASEGRKKLTRMFDRVDIVRSRRPLFNDVSEGVVVIIATGKGGESKLFRRHEVEDLQAAIQQIGRIQQTNARNCPKLRSPKKPEVVKFSDIANIRIGAVTGDSKFFVLNEEQRKQLRLPKKCLVPIVSRSRHIRLPAHDLQSWQHECDSGEKVWLFRPDPSCANMKSVRSYLDLSEGEGGCHKERFKIRNREPWYATPLPEHPDFFLTGMSGLGLWMCLNEHPQLNATNTLYMGTFREPLNRREKFAWALALLTSQVQKQIVRAKRVYADGLSKLEPGQVNALVLPEPPVISDAVSVYRRAASAFLSGDRRQAAAIADSAVLQ, from the coding sequence ATGATCGCGCCTGAGCCCCCAGATTCCTGCAAAGTTTATACGCCTCGATCGTTGGCAAGAGCGATAGTTGCAGCGATCGCTGATGGAGTTGATCAACGGTGGCTTGAACCTAGCTGTGGCACTGGAAGCTTCCTTGAAGCTCTCGCACAGCTTGGCGTCGACCGAAAGCGCATTGTTGGTGTCGATCTTGATCGGAAAGCGTCAGGGGCGGATAGTCTGGCTACTGTAACTCGGGGTGTCGACTTCCTGGAGTGGTCGAAAACTCGCAAAGGACGATACGACTGCGTCGTTGGCAATCCCCCCTATTTGCCGATTCGTGCGCTGCTTGATCCACTCAGGAACACCGCCTCAAACGTCGTGGATGTAAATGGTCATCCAATCGGCGACCGCGCAAACACGTGGTATCCATTTATGGTGCGGGCAATGGAGATGCTTCGCGAGGGTGGTAATCTGGCATTCATCTTGCCTGCTGCCAGTGAATATGCTGACTACGCATCGGAAGGTCGGAAGAAACTGACGCGAATGTTTGACCGAGTGGACATTGTCCGAAGCAGACGTCCGCTTTTTAACGATGTGTCCGAAGGAGTTGTCGTAATCATCGCGACAGGTAAAGGAGGTGAAAGCAAGCTATTCCGTCGACATGAGGTAGAGGACTTACAGGCTGCTATTCAACAAATCGGTAGAATCCAGCAGACCAATGCACGCAACTGCCCCAAGTTGAGAAGTCCAAAGAAACCCGAGGTAGTAAAGTTCAGCGACATCGCAAACATTAGGATCGGAGCTGTCACAGGTGACTCCAAATTCTTCGTGTTGAACGAAGAACAACGTAAGCAGCTACGTCTTCCAAAGAAATGCCTCGTGCCAATCGTGTCGAGAAGTAGACACATCCGACTACCTGCTCATGATCTTCAGTCATGGCAGCACGAGTGTGATTCTGGTGAAAAGGTATGGTTGTTTCGACCAGACCCATCATGCGCCAATATGAAAAGTGTGCGGTCGTACTTGGATCTTTCCGAAGGCGAAGGTGGTTGTCATAAGGAGCGTTTCAAGATCAGAAACCGCGAGCCGTGGTACGCAACACCGCTGCCAGAACATCCCGATTTCTTTCTCACTGGGATGAGTGGACTCGGCCTCTGGATGTGTTTGAACGAACACCCCCAGCTGAATGCAACAAACACTCTTTATATGGGTACCTTCCGGGAACCGCTAAACCGCAGAGAGAAGTTTGCATGGGCGTTGGCACTGCTCACCAGCCAAGTTCAAAAACAGATTGTTCGTGCAAAGAGAGTCTATGCGGATGGACTTTCCAAACTTGAGCCGGGACAAGTCAATGCGCTCGTACTGCCTGAACCTCCGGTGATCAGCGACGCAGTCAGTGTGTATCGCCGCGCTGCGAGCGCTTTTCTTTCTGGGGATCGGCGACAGGCGGCCGCGATTGCGGATTCTGCTGTACTTCAGTGA
- a CDS encoding sensor histidine kinase, producing MAKFTVDTHLFRELGELLVGRDSTALVELIKNSYDADATEVTVYGENLGKPNGRILITDDGIGMTESTFRSGFLRIASRIKETGERRSPCFQRRYTGAKGVGRLAAQKLAWKLDLLSVPYEEVYGSDVDAVEASIDWRRIDQGETLDDDSIDDAIRVDPVDTDDEPGTQIELTGLRGKWTAAERTRVIHEVTTFQPPEVLVCLPSRLTSSKLLFDLPLVRDIKGTKDPGFEIALEGDFDVGEEYWKVVAEAADWILEIDSSNEKNIVSYLITPTKSLAKKYPHVEQHEFHKKDPSVDYVPSFHARILIRSGHATGSQENQRRWMTRSAGIRVYMEGFRVLPYGDSGDDWLEIDRDYARRDRKLSYLTNADLDLSRFGDEDTDFGLSALRNSSYYGAVFLTNEGASELSMLVNREGFIPDAAFMSMRQIVRVGIDLSVRARAYETHEDRLKRREERSIPKASTDIPPERMNLREAADSAKEKAIELARQSRTAAAAGDHKAAEKLILNAGREIERGTRLAGELISDRSIMQVLAGVGLQMAAFVHEMNALLGMVSAVEAAVKKTQKTCLLDNDSRTQLAKLSQSVGDLRRVVERQASYLKDVTSPDARRRRSRQILRDRFDAAMKLVQRAADKRGISIQNRIPEALKSPPMFPAELAVVFSNLLTNAIKASRKNGYVRAKGRQRPNGTIVLTIENTGARVSLKDSEKWFLPFKSTTVESDPTLGQGMGMGLPIVRNILEEYGATVAFVKPSSEFTTAVQIVFT from the coding sequence ATGGCGAAATTCACAGTCGACACACATTTGTTTAGAGAACTTGGCGAACTTCTCGTTGGCCGAGATTCGACTGCGCTTGTTGAGTTGATCAAGAACTCCTACGACGCCGATGCCACAGAAGTCACCGTCTATGGTGAAAACCTCGGAAAGCCTAACGGCCGGATTCTGATTACAGATGACGGCATTGGAATGACCGAAAGCACCTTTAGGTCGGGCTTTCTGCGAATCGCGTCACGCATTAAAGAAACTGGTGAACGACGGTCACCTTGCTTTCAGCGCCGGTACACAGGTGCAAAAGGTGTGGGGCGTCTCGCAGCACAGAAACTTGCATGGAAGCTTGACTTATTATCTGTGCCATACGAAGAAGTGTACGGCAGCGATGTAGATGCTGTGGAAGCGTCGATCGACTGGAGGCGTATTGACCAGGGGGAGACACTTGATGACGACTCGATCGACGATGCCATCCGTGTTGATCCAGTCGATACAGACGACGAGCCTGGAACGCAAATAGAGCTTACTGGCCTTCGTGGAAAGTGGACTGCTGCTGAACGGACTCGAGTAATTCACGAGGTGACAACATTCCAGCCGCCTGAAGTATTAGTTTGCCTCCCATCCCGCCTAACGAGCTCAAAACTTCTATTCGACTTGCCATTGGTGCGAGATATCAAAGGAACAAAAGACCCGGGCTTCGAGATTGCTCTTGAGGGAGATTTTGACGTAGGCGAAGAATACTGGAAAGTGGTAGCCGAGGCTGCTGATTGGATTCTTGAAATTGACTCCTCAAACGAAAAAAACATTGTTTCCTATCTTATTACTCCGACGAAATCCTTAGCAAAAAAGTACCCGCATGTAGAGCAGCACGAGTTTCATAAGAAAGATCCAAGCGTAGATTATGTCCCCTCGTTCCATGCTCGGATTCTTATTCGTAGTGGACATGCCACAGGTTCGCAGGAGAATCAGAGACGCTGGATGACTCGTAGCGCAGGTATTCGTGTTTACATGGAGGGATTCCGAGTCTTGCCATATGGAGACTCGGGAGACGATTGGTTAGAAATCGACAGGGACTACGCAAGACGTGATCGCAAGCTATCGTATCTTACCAACGCAGATTTGGACTTATCGCGATTTGGAGATGAGGACACTGATTTCGGTCTAAGTGCCCTGAGAAATTCATCATATTATGGAGCAGTATTTCTGACTAACGAAGGCGCTTCTGAGCTCTCAATGTTGGTCAATCGCGAGGGTTTCATTCCTGATGCAGCCTTCATGAGCATGCGACAAATCGTTCGGGTTGGGATCGACTTGTCAGTTCGCGCACGTGCCTATGAGACACATGAGGATCGACTGAAACGACGTGAGGAACGGAGTATCCCGAAAGCCTCGACCGATATCCCGCCAGAGCGAATGAATCTACGCGAAGCCGCCGATTCGGCAAAAGAAAAAGCAATTGAACTTGCAAGGCAGTCTCGGACTGCAGCAGCAGCAGGAGACCATAAAGCTGCTGAGAAACTGATTCTGAACGCAGGTAGGGAGATCGAGCGTGGAACACGCCTTGCTGGCGAGCTGATTTCAGACCGATCCATTATGCAAGTACTTGCAGGTGTCGGGCTTCAGATGGCGGCTTTCGTACATGAAATGAACGCGTTGCTGGGTATGGTGAGTGCCGTCGAAGCTGCGGTCAAAAAGACCCAAAAAACGTGCCTTCTTGACAACGACTCGCGAACACAGCTTGCCAAACTGTCGCAAAGTGTTGGCGATTTGCGTCGGGTTGTAGAACGTCAAGCGTCTTACCTGAAGGATGTGACATCGCCAGATGCGCGTAGACGTCGCTCACGCCAAATACTTCGGGACAGATTTGATGCCGCAATGAAGCTCGTTCAACGTGCCGCTGATAAGCGAGGCATATCTATTCAAAACCGAATACCTGAGGCGCTGAAATCACCGCCTATGTTTCCTGCAGAACTGGCAGTCGTATTTTCAAACTTGCTTACAAATGCAATCAAGGCAAGTCGGAAGAATGGCTACGTACGGGCTAAGGGACGGCAACGACCGAACGGAACAATCGTGCTGACAATCGAAAACACCGGAGCACGAGTGAGTTTGAAGGATTCTGAGAAGTGGTTTCTCCCTTTCAAATCTACGACCGTCGAATCTGACCCTACTCTCGGACAAGGGATGGGAATGGGCTTGCCGATTGTCCGCAATATTCTTGAAGAATACGGTGCAACAGTTGCATTCGTGAAGCCTAGCAGCGAGTTCACCACTGCGGTCCAGATCGTCTTCACCTAA
- a CDS encoding type I restriction endonuclease, whose amino-acid sequence MSLHKENKFEDEICDELSASGWLYAEKDAANYDRERALYTSDIVAWVQETQPDAWEVLTKNHGAAAEQILLNRLRDSLNKNGTLSVLRQGFDVLGVRRKIQLAQFKPALAMNPDIMQRYAANRLRVVRQVRYSLNNENSIDLVLFLNGLPVATVELKTDNTQSIDDAVDQYRHDRDPAPKGQNPEPLLSFPSGALVHFAVSSSEVRMTTHLKGTATHFLPFNLGDHGAAENPVNKDGYMVSYLWEKVWQPESWLEILGRYMVAERNEKKDITKIIFPRYHQLDATRKLQEKILSEGPGQKYLIQHSAGSGKTNSIAWSAHFLADLHNADNKKIFDTVLVVSDRKVIDNQLQDVIHGFERTAGVVATVKGGGGSKSSELAEALSGDKKIVVCTIQTFPFALEAVHELAATEGKQFAVIADEAHSSQTGEAASKLKQLLSAEEMEALSEGGEISSEDILAAQMASRASDKGITYVAFTATPKAKTLELFGRRPDPSQPAGPNNLPEPFHVYSMRQAIEEGFILDVLKNYTSYKLAFKLANEGKEFDDKQVERGTAMKGLMNWVRLHPYNISQKVQIVVEHFRETVAPLLDGKAKAMVVVSSRLEAVRWQLAIEKYIKEKGYPLKTLVAFSGEVNDKESGPEPFKETSKELNPGLKGRDIREAFKGDEYQILLVANKFQTGFDQPLLCGMYIDKRLDGIQAVQTLSRLNRCYPGKDNTYVLDFVNDPEEILDSFKVYFTTASLSDVTDPNLILDLRSKLDETGYYDEFEVERVVKVELNPKAKQSQLEAAIKPVAQRLVNQYNTAKADFNLAQQNNDDETAKAAKDTMEALQLFKGDMQTYIRAYTFLSQVFDYGNTDFEKRAIFYRHLQRLLKFGREREGVDLSQVKLTHHNLKNRGKQQMHLHDKDGLQLDPISEAGSGAVQEKQKARLSEIIEKVNDLFTGELTDNDKLVYVNNVILGKLLESETLVKQAGSNTKEQFGNSPDLNFELTEAIMNALDAHTEMSSQALNSDTIKQGLKDILLNHTNLYEALRERSTSA is encoded by the coding sequence ATGAGCCTGCACAAAGAAAACAAATTCGAAGACGAAATCTGTGATGAACTGTCCGCGTCAGGCTGGCTCTACGCAGAGAAAGACGCTGCGAACTACGACCGGGAAAGAGCCCTCTACACGTCAGACATCGTCGCCTGGGTACAGGAAACCCAGCCCGACGCCTGGGAGGTCCTCACCAAAAACCACGGCGCAGCGGCGGAACAGATACTGTTGAATCGGTTGCGCGATTCACTCAATAAAAACGGGACCCTCTCCGTCCTGCGGCAGGGGTTCGACGTGCTGGGCGTCCGCCGCAAAATCCAGTTGGCCCAGTTCAAACCCGCGCTGGCCATGAACCCGGATATTATGCAGCGCTACGCCGCTAACCGGCTGCGCGTCGTCAGACAGGTCCGCTATTCGCTCAACAACGAAAACAGTATCGACCTGGTCCTCTTCCTGAACGGTCTTCCCGTCGCGACTGTCGAACTGAAAACCGACAACACTCAGAGCATCGACGACGCCGTCGATCAGTACCGCCATGACCGCGATCCCGCTCCCAAAGGGCAGAACCCCGAACCACTGCTCTCGTTCCCCTCGGGCGCCCTGGTTCATTTCGCCGTCAGCAGCAGTGAAGTCAGGATGACCACACACCTGAAAGGGACCGCGACTCATTTCCTGCCATTCAACCTGGGCGACCATGGGGCCGCGGAAAATCCGGTCAATAAGGACGGCTATATGGTCTCCTATCTCTGGGAGAAGGTCTGGCAGCCGGAAAGCTGGCTCGAAATCCTCGGGCGGTATATGGTCGCCGAACGGAATGAGAAAAAAGACATCACCAAAATCATCTTCCCCCGTTACCACCAGCTCGATGCAACCCGCAAACTGCAGGAAAAAATCCTCTCGGAAGGCCCCGGTCAAAAATACCTGATTCAGCATTCCGCCGGTTCAGGAAAAACGAATTCCATTGCCTGGTCGGCTCATTTTCTGGCCGACCTGCATAATGCGGACAATAAAAAGATTTTCGACACCGTACTGGTCGTCTCTGACCGCAAAGTGATCGACAATCAGTTACAGGACGTGATCCACGGCTTCGAACGGACGGCAGGCGTTGTCGCCACTGTCAAAGGGGGCGGGGGGAGCAAGAGCTCTGAACTGGCGGAAGCCCTCTCCGGTGATAAAAAGATCGTCGTCTGCACAATCCAGACGTTTCCCTTCGCGCTGGAGGCAGTCCACGAGCTGGCGGCCACCGAGGGCAAACAGTTCGCCGTCATCGCCGACGAGGCGCACAGCTCCCAGACGGGGGAAGCCGCTTCCAAACTGAAACAGCTCTTATCGGCGGAAGAGATGGAAGCCCTCTCAGAAGGGGGTGAGATCTCCAGCGAAGACATTCTCGCGGCACAGATGGCATCCCGCGCCAGTGACAAGGGCATCACGTACGTCGCGTTTACCGCCACTCCCAAAGCCAAGACGCTGGAACTGTTTGGACGCCGACCCGATCCCAGTCAGCCCGCTGGCCCCAACAATCTGCCGGAACCGTTCCACGTCTATTCCATGCGACAGGCGATTGAAGAGGGTTTCATCTTGGACGTCCTCAAGAATTACACGTCCTACAAGCTGGCATTTAAATTGGCCAACGAGGGCAAGGAGTTTGACGACAAACAGGTCGAACGCGGTACCGCCATGAAAGGCCTGATGAACTGGGTACGGCTGCATCCCTACAACATTTCGCAGAAGGTCCAGATCGTCGTCGAACATTTCCGGGAAACCGTCGCGCCGTTGCTCGACGGCAAAGCCAAAGCAATGGTCGTCGTCAGCAGTCGCCTGGAAGCGGTCCGCTGGCAGCTGGCGATTGAAAAGTACATCAAGGAAAAAGGTTATCCCCTCAAAACACTGGTCGCCTTTTCCGGGGAAGTCAACGACAAAGAGTCCGGCCCCGAACCCTTCAAGGAAACCAGCAAAGAACTCAACCCTGGTCTGAAAGGGCGCGACATCCGCGAAGCCTTTAAAGGGGACGAATACCAGATCCTGCTGGTGGCCAATAAATTCCAGACCGGCTTTGATCAACCGTTACTCTGCGGAATGTATATCGACAAGCGGCTGGACGGCATCCAGGCAGTACAGACCCTCTCCCGGCTGAACCGCTGCTATCCGGGCAAAGACAATACTTACGTGCTCGATTTCGTGAACGATCCCGAAGAGATCCTTGATTCTTTCAAGGTCTATTTCACAACGGCGAGTCTCTCCGATGTCACCGATCCGAACCTGATCCTGGATCTGCGGAGCAAACTGGACGAAACCGGCTACTATGACGAATTCGAAGTCGAACGGGTTGTGAAAGTCGAACTCAACCCGAAAGCAAAACAGAGCCAGCTGGAAGCCGCCATCAAACCGGTCGCACAGCGGCTGGTGAATCAATATAACACCGCCAAAGCCGACTTCAATCTCGCCCAGCAGAACAACGACGACGAGACCGCGAAGGCGGCCAAAGATACGATGGAAGCCCTACAGCTGTTCAAAGGGGATATGCAGACCTATATCCGGGCTTATACGTTCCTCTCTCAGGTCTTTGATTACGGCAATACCGACTTCGAAAAGCGGGCCATCTTCTACCGGCACCTGCAGCGGCTGCTCAAGTTCGGACGCGAACGCGAAGGCGTCGACCTCTCCCAGGTCAAACTGACGCACCACAATCTGAAGAACCGCGGCAAACAACAGATGCACCTGCACGACAAAGACGGTCTACAGCTCGACCCGATCTCCGAAGCGGGGAGCGGCGCCGTTCAGGAAAAGCAGAAAGCCCGTCTCAGTGAGATCATCGAGAAAGTCAACGACCTGTTCACCGGCGAGCTGACCGACAACGACAAGCTGGTCTACGTCAATAACGTCATTCTGGGCAAGCTGCTTGAGTCAGAAACACTCGTTAAACAGGCAGGCAGCAACACTAAAGAACAGTTCGGCAATTCTCCCGACCTGAATTTCGAACTCACCGAAGCCATCATGAATGCTCTGGACGCACACACGGAAATGAGCTCCCAGGCGCTGAATTCAGACACAATCAAACAGGGGCTGAAAGACATTCTGCTGAATCACACCAACCTGTATGAAGCACTCCGCGAACGGTCAACGAGTGCCTGA